One window of the Acinetobacter equi genome contains the following:
- the mnmG gene encoding tRNA uridine-5-carboxymethylaminomethyl(34) synthesis enzyme MnmG codes for MHYPKVYDVIVIGGGHAGTEAALAAARMGRQTLLLTHNIETLGQMSCNPAIGGIGKSHLVREIDALGGAMALAADKGGIQFRILNSRKGAAVRATRAQADRVRYKAAIRHTLENQANLDIFQQAADDLIVEGDTVKGVVTQMGIRFDAKTVVLTAGTFLGGVIHIGLNNASGGRAGDPPSISLAHRLRELQLPVGRLKTGTPPRIDARSVDFSVMTPQPGDFPSPTMSFMGDASMHPEQVNCYITHTNERTHDIIRGGLDRSPMYTGVIEGVGPRYCPSIEDKIHKFADKDSHQVFLEPEGLDTHELYPNGISTSLPFDVQFELVRSIRGMENAHILRPGYAIEYDYFNPQALKFTLETKAINNLYFAGQINGTTGYEEAGAQGLLAGLNAARRAWDQEQWTPKRDEAYMGVLVDDLITLGTKEPYRMFTSRAEYRLMLREDNADQRLTPIGREMGLVDDERWATYCEKMEAVEKETGRLQHLWAAPNNPMGKKFVEMTGADLSKECSAVDLLKRPNITFAQIAELTGSEVSPQVGDQIEIAVKYEGYINRQHQDVAQMKRLEETKIPADFDYDVVSGLSREITLKLKDVRPETLAQASRIPGVTPAAVQLVMITIRKNAQAKKSA; via the coding sequence ATGCATTATCCTAAAGTTTACGATGTCATTGTTATCGGCGGCGGTCACGCGGGTACTGAAGCAGCATTAGCTGCAGCACGTATGGGTCGACAGACTTTACTCCTCACTCATAATATTGAAACTTTAGGGCAGATGAGTTGTAACCCAGCCATCGGTGGTATTGGTAAGTCGCATCTTGTACGTGAAATTGATGCTCTTGGCGGTGCAATGGCACTTGCTGCGGATAAAGGCGGTATTCAATTCCGTATTTTAAACTCACGTAAAGGAGCAGCAGTTCGTGCGACACGTGCGCAGGCTGATCGTGTTCGTTATAAAGCAGCAATTCGCCATACTTTAGAAAATCAAGCAAATTTAGATATTTTTCAACAAGCAGCTGATGACTTAATTGTTGAAGGCGATACCGTTAAAGGTGTTGTAACGCAAATGGGTATTCGCTTTGATGCGAAAACTGTTGTACTTACAGCGGGTACATTCCTGGGCGGTGTGATTCACATTGGTTTAAATAATGCTTCTGGCGGTCGTGCAGGTGATCCACCATCAATTTCATTGGCACATCGTTTACGCGAATTACAACTTCCTGTAGGTCGTTTAAAAACTGGCACACCACCACGTATTGATGCGCGTTCAGTTGATTTTTCTGTAATGACACCACAGCCGGGTGATTTCCCATCTCCGACAATGTCATTTATGGGTGATGCTTCAATGCATCCTGAACAAGTAAATTGCTACATTACACATACCAATGAACGTACACACGATATTATTCGTGGTGGTTTAGATCGTTCACCAATGTACACAGGTGTCATTGAAGGTGTAGGTCCACGTTACTGCCCATCAATTGAAGATAAAATTCATAAATTTGCTGATAAAGACTCACATCAAGTATTCTTAGAGCCTGAAGGCTTAGATACACATGAGCTTTATCCAAATGGTATTTCAACATCTTTACCATTTGATGTTCAGTTTGAATTAGTACGTTCAATTCGTGGTATGGAGAATGCGCACATTCTTCGTCCGGGTTATGCAATTGAATACGATTATTTTAATCCACAAGCATTGAAGTTTACTTTAGAAACTAAAGCGATTAATAACTTGTATTTTGCTGGTCAAATTAACGGTACTACAGGTTATGAAGAAGCTGGTGCACAAGGTTTACTTGCAGGCTTGAACGCTGCGCGCCGTGCGTGGGATCAAGAACAATGGACACCGAAACGTGATGAAGCGTATATGGGTGTACTTGTAGATGACTTAATTACTTTAGGTACTAAAGAACCGTACCGTATGTTTACATCACGTGCGGAATATCGTTTGATGCTTCGTGAAGATAATGCAGATCAACGTTTGACACCAATTGGTCGTGAAATGGGTCTTGTAGATGATGAACGTTGGGCTACTTACTGTGAAAAAATGGAAGCAGTAGAAAAAGAAACAGGTCGTTTACAACATTTATGGGCTGCGCCAAACAATCCAATGGGTAAAAAATTCGTTGAAATGACAGGTGCAGATCTTTCTAAAGAATGTTCTGCTGTTGATTTATTAAAACGTCCTAACATTACATTTGCTCAAATTGCAGAACTTACGGGTTCTGAAGTTTCTCCGCAAGTGGGTGATCAAATTGAAATTGCAGTGAAATACGAAGGTTATATTAACCGTCAGCATCAAGATGTTGCGCAAATGAAACGTCTTGAAGAAACGAAGATTCCTGCCGATTTTGATTATGATGTTGTATCTGGTTTGTCACGTGAAATTACGCTTAAATTGAAAGATGTGCGTCCTGAAACATTAGCTCAAGCAAGTCGTATTCCGGGTGTTACACCTGCGGCAGTACAATTGGTGATGATTACAATTCGTAAAAATGCCCAAGCAAAAAAATCTGCTTAA
- the mhpT gene encoding 3-(3-hydroxy-phenyl)propionate transporter MhpT, whose protein sequence is MAQIQSGKIQKFLIVFLCFWVAFFEGFDLQAPGIAAKGIAETFSLDQVQMGYVFSLGVFGMLFGAFFGGRVADYLGQKKVLMLSIAVFGVFFSLTAITTQLEILYVARFLTGLGLGAAMPTMISVVGDEATEKNRGKLNSLMYCGLPVGAIFVAGLAIFFQDIAWQTLFLIGGITPLILIPFMAFILKDKPKVAVVENTAQVPSMGNILFAEQRYKNTIPLWVSFFFTLMINYILISWLPNLLMEQGLEKQQAFMIMLVFQVGAVVGTLGLGYLLDRLKLWQMSVIIYTGLLVSVVILFTTTSIPMLILAGVMGGIFSTGGQSILYGISPIFYNGVGKVTGVGSAISLGRLGAMTGPLLTGKILALGLGTTGILIASAPGIILSAIAVTALSKYKSEKSKS, encoded by the coding sequence ATGGCACAAATACAGTCAGGAAAAATACAAAAGTTTTTAATCGTATTTTTATGTTTCTGGGTCGCATTCTTTGAAGGTTTTGATTTGCAAGCCCCTGGTATTGCAGCAAAAGGCATTGCAGAAACATTTTCACTGGATCAAGTACAGATGGGCTATGTCTTTAGCTTAGGTGTATTTGGTATGCTATTTGGTGCATTTTTTGGTGGACGAGTTGCTGATTATTTAGGGCAAAAGAAAGTATTAATGTTGTCCATTGCAGTTTTTGGCGTATTTTTTAGCTTAACAGCAATTACAACCCAATTAGAAATTTTATATGTTGCTCGCTTTTTAACAGGTCTAGGTTTAGGGGCAGCTATGCCAACCATGATTTCTGTTGTTGGTGATGAGGCGACTGAGAAAAACCGCGGTAAATTAAACAGTTTAATGTATTGTGGTTTACCTGTAGGTGCGATCTTTGTTGCTGGTTTAGCTATCTTTTTTCAAGATATTGCATGGCAAACGCTATTTTTAATTGGTGGTATTACGCCATTAATTCTTATTCCATTTATGGCATTTATTTTAAAAGATAAACCAAAAGTGGCTGTGGTAGAAAATACTGCACAAGTACCATCAATGGGTAATATTTTATTTGCTGAACAGCGTTATAAAAATACGATTCCATTATGGGTAAGTTTCTTTTTTACTTTAATGATTAACTATATTTTAATTAGTTGGTTACCTAATCTATTAATGGAACAAGGTTTAGAAAAACAACAAGCATTTATGATTATGTTGGTATTCCAAGTGGGTGCTGTTGTTGGAACATTAGGTCTTGGTTACTTATTAGATCGTTTAAAATTATGGCAAATGTCTGTCATTATTTATACGGGATTATTGGTTTCAGTCGTAATTTTATTCACTACAACATCTATTCCAATGCTTATTTTAGCAGGGGTGATGGGTGGGATTTTTTCTACAGGTGGACAATCAATTTTATACGGTATTTCACCAATATTTTATAATGGTGTAGGTAAAGTAACAGGTGTTGGAAGTGCTATTTCATTAGGCCGTTTAGGTGCAATGACAGGGCCATTGTTGACAGGGAAAATTTTAGCGCTAGGTTTAGGCACGACAGGTATTTTAATTGCGAGTGCACCGGGCATTATTTTATCTGCTATTGCAGTAACAGCATTGTCAAAATATAAGTCAGAAAAAAGTAAATCATAA
- a CDS encoding LLM class flavin-dependent oxidoreductase: MRSLQDTQFSILELAPVRDDKSIEFSLKHVLELAQSAERLGYSRFWLAEHHNMDGIASSATAVLLGYVLANTSTLKVGSGGIMLPNHAPLVVAEQFGTLATLYPQRVELGLGRAPGTDQVTMRALRRGRQETEDQFPQDVLEILSYFDDPQPAQKIIATPGQSTHVPVWLLGSSLFSAQLAARLGLPYSFASHFAPRMLSHAIQLYRDNFQASEYLDRPYVSMGVPTVVAETDQEAQLLATSAYQRVLGLMRGQSLKLKAPVESMDHLWSPAEKMSVDNFYAMAQIGSQHTVKVGLENLLKQYDVDEFIFTCDIYDTEKRINNFERLMAIKKML; the protein is encoded by the coding sequence ATGCGATCTTTACAAGATACTCAGTTTTCGATTTTAGAACTCGCTCCTGTTCGAGATGATAAATCTATTGAATTTTCACTCAAACATGTCTTAGAACTTGCTCAATCTGCTGAACGCTTAGGCTATTCACGTTTTTGGCTTGCAGAACATCACAATATGGATGGCATTGCCAGTTCTGCAACCGCAGTATTATTAGGTTATGTATTAGCAAATACCTCTACATTAAAAGTAGGCTCTGGCGGTATTATGCTTCCTAACCATGCACCTTTGGTTGTTGCTGAGCAATTTGGTACTTTGGCAACGCTTTATCCTCAACGTGTTGAACTTGGTTTAGGTCGTGCTCCCGGTACAGACCAAGTTACCATGCGTGCACTACGCCGTGGTCGCCAAGAAACTGAAGATCAATTTCCACAAGATGTCTTAGAAATATTAAGTTATTTTGATGACCCACAGCCTGCACAAAAAATTATTGCCACACCAGGTCAAAGCACTCATGTACCTGTATGGTTATTAGGTTCAAGCCTGTTTAGTGCGCAACTCGCAGCTCGCTTAGGTTTGCCTTATTCTTTTGCATCTCATTTTGCTCCACGTATGCTTAGTCACGCCATTCAGCTTTATCGTGATAACTTTCAAGCTTCAGAATATTTAGATCGACCTTATGTGTCTATGGGGGTTCCAACGGTAGTTGCTGAAACAGATCAGGAAGCTCAGCTTTTAGCAACGAGTGCTTATCAACGTGTACTTGGTTTAATGCGTGGACAAAGCTTAAAACTTAAAGCACCTGTAGAATCTATGGATCATTTATGGTCACCTGCTGAAAAAATGTCTGTCGATAATTTTTATGCAATGGCTCAGATTGGTAGTCAGCATACGGTTAAAGTAGGCTTAGAAAATCTACTTAAACAATATGATGTAGATGAGTTTATTTTCACTTGTGATATTTATGATACTGAAAAACGTATTAATAACTTCGAACGTTTAATGGCAATTAAAAAAATGCTGTAA
- a CDS encoding glycine zipper domain-containing protein: MKLKAFLLSTTLLSSLLAVNAYADSTTRVAAASALGSVAGTAIGRNMGGNTGATIGAALGGAGGAAIASDKRNRTESAIGGAIGGGAGQAVGNSMGGKNGGYIGSALGAAGGAALGNKISKDKAVSSKPKKYKRRHR, encoded by the coding sequence ATGAAACTTAAAGCATTTTTGTTGAGTACAACACTTCTTTCCTCTTTACTGGCTGTAAATGCTTATGCAGATAGTACAACTCGTGTTGCTGCCGCAAGTGCTTTAGGCAGTGTCGCAGGCACAGCAATTGGACGAAATATGGGCGGTAATACTGGTGCAACAATTGGTGCTGCTTTAGGTGGTGCTGGTGGTGCGGCAATCGCAAGTGATAAACGTAATCGTACAGAATCTGCTATTGGTGGTGCTATTGGTGGTGGTGCTGGTCAAGCTGTAGGTAATAGTATGGGCGGTAAAAATGGCGGATACATTGGTTCTGCATTAGGTGCTGCTGGTGGTGCAGCACTTGGTAATAAAATTTCAAAAGATAAAGCGGTATCATCTAAACCTAAAAAATACAAACGTAGACACCGTTAA
- the prfA gene encoding peptide chain release factor 1, translating to MKESLRLRLDQLSDRHEELTALLADVEVISDNKRFRQLSREHNDLTEITEVWSKYKQAEEDIETAEAMLSDPDFKEMAQEEIKENKSIIEQLESDLNILMIPKDPNDANSAYLEIRAGTGGDEAAIFSGDLYRMYSKYAESQGWRLEILSENEGEHGGYKEVICLINGEGVYGRLKFESGAHRVQRVPATESQGRVHTSACTVAILPEVDVDTSVEINASDLRIDTYRASGAGGQHINKTDSAVRITHIPTGTVVECQDERSQHKNKAKAMALLASRLENAKRAAADAATSEMRRDLVGSGDRSERIRTYNYPQGRMTDHRINLTLYKLDAVMEGDLTELLDSLHREYQADQLALLAQQNGG from the coding sequence ATGAAAGAATCGTTGCGTTTACGATTAGATCAGCTTTCTGACCGTCACGAAGAACTTACTGCGTTGCTTGCAGATGTTGAAGTCATTTCAGATAACAAGCGTTTCCGTCAGCTTTCACGTGAACATAATGATTTGACAGAAATCACTGAAGTTTGGTCAAAGTATAAGCAAGCTGAAGAAGACATTGAAACAGCAGAAGCAATGTTGTCTGACCCTGACTTTAAAGAAATGGCTCAGGAAGAAATCAAAGAAAATAAATCTATTATTGAGCAATTAGAATCCGATCTCAATATTCTTATGATTCCTAAAGATCCAAATGATGCAAACTCGGCATATTTGGAAATTCGTGCAGGAACTGGTGGTGATGAAGCTGCAATTTTCTCAGGCGATTTATATCGTATGTATAGTAAATATGCAGAATCACAAGGCTGGCGCTTAGAAATCCTTTCTGAAAATGAAGGGGAACATGGTGGATATAAAGAGGTCATCTGTTTAATTAACGGTGAAGGCGTTTATGGTCGCTTGAAGTTTGAGAGTGGTGCACATCGGGTTCAGCGTGTTCCTGCAACCGAATCTCAAGGTCGCGTACATACATCTGCATGTACCGTTGCTATTTTACCTGAAGTAGATGTAGATACTTCGGTAGAAATTAATGCATCAGACTTACGTATTGATACTTATCGTGCATCAGGTGCAGGTGGTCAGCATATTAACAAAACAGATTCTGCTGTACGTATTACCCATATTCCAACAGGAACAGTTGTTGAATGTCAGGATGAACGTTCACAGCATAAAAACAAAGCCAAAGCGATGGCATTGTTAGCATCTCGTTTAGAAAATGCAAAACGTGCAGCAGCAGATGCAGCAACTTCTGAAATGCGTCGTGATTTAGTTGGTTCGGGTGACCGTTCAGAGCGGATTCGTACTTATAACTATCCGCAAGGTCGTATGACCGATCATCGTATTAACTTAACGCTATATAAGTTAGATGCAGTTATGGAAGGTGATTTAACCGAGTTACTTGATAGTTTACATCGTGAATATCAAGCTGATCAGTTAGCACTTCTAGCACAGCAAAATGGTGGTTAA
- the prmC gene encoding peptide chain release factor N(5)-glutamine methyltransferase: MNIAQALAFRGDIDSYERQESVWLLEHFLKLTSLELKYKSEQELTAQQEQDFLDAIQRIEAGEPLAYITGSQPFWTLDLKVTKDTLVPRPDTEILVETVLHLSLQSHAKVLDMGTGTGAIALSLASERPNWDVTATDIYLPTLEVAKENASVHGLTQVKFQLGSWFDALEMNAEPIFDLIVSNPPYIDAVDDHMQHLATEPERALVADHHGLADLETIISQAIDWLKPNGWVVLEHGYDQAKAVQDIFAAYHFIEIRTVKDYGGNDRVTLARISA, from the coding sequence ATGAATATTGCACAAGCCTTGGCGTTTCGTGGTGATATTGATAGTTACGAACGTCAAGAAAGTGTGTGGTTATTAGAGCATTTCTTAAAGCTAACTTCTTTGGAGTTAAAATATAAGAGTGAGCAAGAATTAACTGCACAGCAAGAACAAGATTTTTTAGATGCTATTCAGCGCATTGAAGCAGGAGAGCCTTTAGCTTATATTACTGGCTCTCAACCTTTTTGGACATTAGATTTAAAAGTGACAAAAGACACTTTAGTTCCACGTCCAGATACTGAAATTTTAGTAGAAACTGTACTGCATTTGTCATTACAAAGTCATGCCAAAGTGTTGGATATGGGAACTGGAACGGGTGCAATCGCATTATCTTTAGCATCTGAACGTCCAAATTGGGATGTAACAGCAACAGATATTTATTTGCCAACTTTAGAGGTTGCCAAAGAAAATGCATCTGTACATGGTTTAACACAAGTGAAATTTCAGCTAGGTTCATGGTTTGATGCTTTAGAAATGAATGCAGAACCGATCTTTGACCTTATTGTGTCTAATCCACCTTATATTGATGCTGTAGATGATCATATGCAGCATTTAGCAACTGAACCTGAGCGAGCATTGGTTGCAGATCATCATGGATTAGCAGATTTAGAAACTATTATTTCTCAAGCAATAGATTGGTTAAAACCAAATGGATGGGTGGTTTTAGAGCATGGTTATGATCAAGCTAAAGCTGTTCAAGACATTTTTGCTGCGTATCATTTTATAGAAATACGTACTGTGAAAGATTATGGTGGAAATGATCGAGTTACATTGGCTCGAATTTCAGCTTAA
- a CDS encoding multidrug effflux MFS transporter, which produces MTSSTSRAMPILIASLATIGPIGIDMYLPSIPAMAISLGSSEGAIQLSLMTFFVGLMLGQLIYGPLSDKFGRKPLIYLGLSIFVLGSIGCALAQTVEQLQWIRFIQGLGGSIGMAMAFAIIKDKFHGPAMGKMMSMVLAILGLSPVIAPLIGDGLQALGSWRNIFVFLAVYSAIVLITAAIFLPETRQTELRKDFKLSQTFYHYLNIITDKKFIIFALTLCIAQAGFFAYIAGSASVFISEYHLSSTQFSLLFAVNAFGLIAAAIFNPKIHEKFGPLNAYKIFNTGFLLVIGLLFICFILGLNKLFILCLGMFFSVTLLGFIMPTGSQLSLMFQHKLAGTASALLGSLQFGFGAIITTVTGIYASSGSIGLISIMLICAFISALMCLFLFPKTLTNYH; this is translated from the coding sequence ATGACATCTTCAACCTCTCGTGCAATGCCAATACTAATTGCATCACTTGCAACAATTGGCCCCATAGGTATTGATATGTACCTTCCAAGTATTCCTGCAATGGCAATTTCATTAGGAAGTTCTGAAGGTGCCATACAACTGAGTTTGATGACATTTTTTGTCGGATTAATGCTAGGACAACTGATATATGGTCCATTGTCTGACAAATTTGGACGTAAGCCTCTTATTTACTTAGGTTTATCAATTTTTGTTTTAGGTTCTATCGGTTGTGCATTGGCACAAACAGTCGAGCAATTACAATGGATTCGCTTTATACAAGGTTTAGGTGGTTCTATTGGTATGGCTATGGCATTTGCCATTATTAAAGATAAGTTCCATGGTCCTGCTATGGGTAAAATGATGTCAATGGTTTTAGCTATTTTAGGGCTTTCTCCTGTGATAGCTCCATTAATTGGCGATGGTTTACAAGCATTGGGATCTTGGAGAAATATCTTTGTTTTTCTTGCAGTATATAGTGCAATTGTTCTAATAACAGCAGCTATTTTTTTACCTGAAACACGTCAAACTGAACTTCGTAAAGACTTTAAACTTTCGCAAACCTTTTATCACTATTTAAATATCATTACAGATAAAAAATTTATTATTTTTGCACTCACATTATGTATTGCTCAAGCAGGATTCTTTGCTTATATCGCAGGTTCAGCAAGCGTTTTTATTTCCGAATATCATTTAAGTTCAACACAATTTAGTCTTCTATTTGCTGTAAATGCATTTGGACTTATTGCTGCTGCAATTTTTAATCCTAAAATCCATGAAAAGTTTGGACCACTTAATGCTTATAAAATTTTCAATACTGGCTTTCTTTTAGTTATTGGCTTACTTTTTATTTGCTTTATTCTTGGACTAAACAAATTATTCATTTTATGTTTAGGGATGTTCTTCAGTGTCACCTTGCTTGGTTTCATTATGCCAACAGGCAGTCAACTCTCATTAATGTTCCAACATAAATTGGCAGGTACAGCATCTGCCTTATTAGGTTCTTTACAGTTTGGTTTTGGTGCAATCATTACAACCGTAACAGGTATTTATGCTTCTTCAGGAAGTATTGGCTTAATTAGTATTATGCTGATATGTGCATTTATTTCTGCCTTAATGTGTTTATTCCTATTTCCAAAAACATTAACGAACTATCACTAA
- a CDS encoding TetR/AcrR family transcriptional regulator, with translation MAKLGRPLAMSVDERRKEIFIIAEKLFGDQGYDSVTMADIATSVGMSKKTLYVYFKDKKELFRELVSSSYIWSDDAFHEQNLTAIQQLKNRLKVCAEHVLSERHIKLCRLIVSEHRSEPEITATFYEMGISTSRNHLIDAVKKIEQQHYVLKLDPEVLADMLFGASIAKPFVDVLMANQQINFSEIFDTIAKTVDALFVEHLKSCE, from the coding sequence ATGGCAAAATTAGGTCGACCATTGGCAATGTCTGTAGATGAACGCCGTAAAGAAATTTTTATCATTGCTGAAAAATTATTTGGTGATCAAGGTTATGACAGTGTCACGATGGCAGATATTGCAACATCGGTAGGAATGTCAAAAAAAACCTTATATGTTTATTTTAAAGATAAAAAAGAATTGTTTAGAGAGTTAGTATCATCATCATATATTTGGTCTGATGATGCATTTCATGAGCAAAATTTAACAGCAATTCAGCAACTAAAAAACAGATTAAAAGTCTGTGCAGAGCATGTATTATCTGAGCGTCATATAAAATTATGTCGACTGATTGTTTCTGAGCATCGAAGTGAACCAGAAATTACGGCGACATTTTATGAAATGGGCATATCTACAAGTCGAAATCATTTGATTGATGCAGTTAAAAAGATCGAGCAACAACATTATGTTTTAAAGCTAGATCCAGAGGTTTTGGCAGATATGCTTTTTGGTGCGTCAATTGCTAAACCATTTGTAGATGTATTAATGGCAAATCAGCAAATTAATTTTTCTGAAATTTTTGATACGATTGCCAAAACAGTAGATGCTTTATTTGTTGAACATCTAAAATCTTGTGAATAA
- a CDS encoding HesA/MoeB/ThiF family protein: MEFELSDAEMQLYARQILLDGWDIDAQEKLKLANVLIVGCGGISCTTVELLARAGVGQISLIDPDTVEISNLQRQIAFTSQDLGFYKAEVLKKRLQQINPYIQVNSYTQCLDEQNADALISTQDLVLDGCDNFSTRYLVNKLCVKYSVPLISASAIGFVGQLFMVEGDSACYECLFPKEQLENESLRCADSGVLATTPNVMASLQAHHALLYLGLAKMPLKQKLLVWNGMTMSQKILNFDKDLECPVCQAR; the protein is encoded by the coding sequence ATGGAATTTGAATTAAGTGATGCAGAAATGCAGCTATATGCTCGACAAATTTTATTAGATGGTTGGGATATTGACGCACAAGAAAAGTTAAAACTTGCAAATGTTTTAATTGTTGGCTGTGGGGGAATTAGTTGTACTACAGTGGAATTATTAGCACGGGCAGGTGTTGGACAAATTAGTTTAATAGATCCAGATACTGTTGAGATAAGTAATCTACAACGACAAATTGCTTTTACATCGCAAGATTTAGGTTTTTATAAAGCAGAAGTCTTAAAGAAGCGATTACAGCAAATTAATCCTTATATTCAGGTGAATAGCTATACGCAATGTTTAGATGAACAAAATGCCGATGCATTAATTTCTACACAAGATTTGGTGCTAGATGGTTGTGATAACTTTAGTACACGTTATTTGGTGAATAAGCTTTGTGTAAAATATTCTGTACCTCTAATTAGTGCCTCAGCAATTGGTTTTGTAGGTCAACTTTTTATGGTTGAAGGTGATTCTGCATGCTATGAATGTCTTTTTCCTAAAGAACAATTGGAAAATGAAAGTTTAAGATGTGCAGATTCTGGCGTACTTGCAACCACACCAAATGTAATGGCAAGTTTGCAGGCTCATCATGCATTGTTATATTTGGGTTTGGCAAAAATGCCATTAAAGCAAAAATTATTAGTATGGAATGGGATGACGATGAGTCAAAAAATTTTAAACTTTGATAAAGATCTCGAATGTCCTGTTTGTCAGGCAAGATAA
- a CDS encoding ABC1 kinase family protein — MKNNIWLDGLRSVRRMGETAVVAAKAGIKYAIEKPSNARLMRETFEDLGSTYIKLGQFIASTPSLFPREFVEEFQGCLDQTPKLPFSYIQEVLESEFAGRDLGDIFASIDEIPLASASIAQVHAATLVTGEDVVIKVQKPGVETILYTDLNVLHWSTKLLEKAVPKVKFASLADIVEEIKTRMVREVDFIEEAKNIDDFVNYLNITHNKAATAPKVYHQYSTRRILTMQRLHGVSLTDFEVVKKFTKDPSQVLITAMNTWFGSLMMCESFHADLHAGNLMLLDDGRVGFIDFGIVGQLNPEVWTASIAFMDALQKTDFPLMAENMLKMGMTDQKIDTKILAQDLERLFTGVLSADPQQILSSNPADLNDIMMDMVGVGERHGIRFPRDFALLFKQMLYFDRFMRILAPYTDIYADQRLQMIQTMDPNILLKH; from the coding sequence ATGAAAAATAATATCTGGTTAGATGGATTACGCTCCGTACGTCGTATGGGGGAAACTGCGGTCGTTGCTGCAAAAGCGGGCATTAAATATGCGATTGAAAAGCCAAGTAATGCGCGACTTATGCGAGAAACTTTTGAAGATTTAGGATCGACTTATATTAAATTAGGTCAATTTATTGCTAGTACACCTTCATTATTTCCAAGAGAATTTGTTGAAGAGTTTCAAGGATGTTTAGATCAAACACCAAAACTTCCATTTAGTTATATCCAAGAAGTTTTAGAGTCAGAATTTGCTGGACGTGATCTTGGTGATATTTTTGCATCAATTGATGAAATTCCTTTAGCTTCTGCTTCTATTGCACAGGTCCATGCAGCTACTTTAGTGACTGGTGAAGATGTTGTGATTAAAGTCCAAAAGCCTGGTGTGGAAACTATTTTATATACAGATTTAAATGTCTTACATTGGTCTACAAAATTATTAGAAAAAGCAGTTCCAAAAGTAAAATTTGCATCATTAGCCGATATTGTTGAAGAAATTAAAACACGTATGGTACGTGAAGTAGACTTTATTGAAGAAGCAAAAAATATTGATGATTTTGTGAATTATTTAAATATTACTCACAATAAAGCTGCAACTGCGCCAAAAGTGTATCATCAGTATTCAACACGCCGTATATTGACCATGCAGCGTTTACATGGTGTATCACTGACAGACTTTGAAGTCGTTAAAAAATTTACCAAAGATCCATCACAAGTATTAATCACAGCAATGAATACGTGGTTTGGTAGTTTAATGATGTGCGAAAGTTTCCATGCAGATTTACATGCAGGTAACCTCATGTTGTTAGATGATGGGCGTGTTGGATTTATTGATTTTGGTATAGTCGGGCAGTTAAATCCTGAAGTTTGGACTGCATCTATTGCATTTATGGATGCATTACAAAAAACAGATTTTCCATTAATGGCTGAAAACATGCTGAAAATGGGAATGACAGATCAAAAAATTGATACCAAAATTTTGGCACAAGATTTAGAGCGATTATTTACTGGTGTTTTGTCGGCAGATCCGCAACAAATCTTATCGTCAAACCCTGCTGATTTAAATGACATTATGATGGATATGGTGGGTGTTGGCGAAAGACACGGTATTCGTTTCCCCCGTGATTTTGCATTGCTATTTAAACAAATGCTTTATTTCGATCGCTTTATGCGCATACTTGCACCATATACGGATATTTATGCAGACCAGCGTCTGCAAATGATTCAAACTATGGATCCAAATATATTGCTAAAACATTAA